One genomic region from Streptomyces sp. Li-HN-5-11 encodes:
- a CDS encoding MMPL family transporter: MSPLARWCHRHRLAVVLAWVGLLLALGAGAGAAGSAFGNSPTSQNTDSAKATALLQQASNSAAGKSGRVVWQLKGGKVTEPPAERAMSGALGRIAHAPGVAAVTSPYTPAGRAQVSEDGRTAYATVAFERSVDDAQIEHVKELATAPESGSLHIALNGQAFTFNPKPNAVADAMGIVLAFVVLLFVFRAVWVAALPIITAVVGVGTSAVAVMLLSHVITLSDTTLTLGSLIGLGVGIDYALFIVNRHRGNLRAGMGVAESVAKSLNTSGRAVVFAGLTVVVALLGMLTLNVGIINGMAVGAAVTVMLTVLAAITLLPALLGMIGPRVLRRAERRDLAGRARQRSAGGPGPWARWAGQVQARPRALGVVALAVLAALAFPTLTLRLGAADDGNLPTTSTNRQAYDMIAEGFGPGFNGPLVLAVQAPTAADRAAEAKLVTALKQVDGVASAAAAPMQEGQTVGVISVVPAASPQSAATSDLIGHLREDVIPKAEQGTSMKVYVGGVTASNDDFASVLMGKLPVFVLVIAVLGFLLLTVAFRSLLIPAVGAVLNILSIGVAFGAIVVVFQYGYGASLLGLGAAGPIESFVPILVVGIMFGLSMDYQVFLVSRMREEWAHTGDSHRAVRVGQAETGKVIAVAATIMVCVFGSFVFGGMRVISEFGVSLAVAVALDALLIRMVVVPALMHLCGRANWWLPRRLDKALPRVSVEGPADEPAPSHQVVREPQPTGVTD; encoded by the coding sequence ATGTCTCCTCTCGCCCGCTGGTGCCACAGGCACCGGCTCGCCGTCGTCCTGGCCTGGGTGGGCCTGTTGCTCGCCCTCGGCGCCGGGGCCGGCGCGGCCGGCAGTGCCTTCGGCAACAGCCCGACCTCGCAGAACACCGATTCGGCCAAGGCGACGGCCCTGCTGCAGCAGGCCTCGAACAGCGCGGCGGGCAAGAGCGGCCGGGTCGTCTGGCAGCTGAAGGGCGGCAAGGTCACCGAGCCCCCGGCCGAGCGGGCGATGAGCGGCGCGCTGGGACGCATCGCCCACGCCCCGGGTGTCGCCGCGGTGACGAGCCCCTACACGCCCGCCGGCCGGGCGCAGGTCAGCGAGGACGGCCGGACGGCCTACGCCACGGTCGCGTTCGAACGGAGCGTGGACGACGCGCAGATCGAGCATGTGAAGGAGCTCGCGACCGCTCCGGAGTCGGGGAGCCTGCACATCGCGCTCAACGGGCAGGCGTTCACCTTCAACCCCAAGCCGAACGCGGTCGCCGACGCCATGGGCATCGTCCTCGCCTTCGTCGTGCTGCTGTTCGTCTTCAGGGCGGTGTGGGTGGCGGCGCTGCCCATCATCACGGCCGTCGTCGGTGTCGGCACCTCCGCGGTCGCGGTGATGCTGCTCAGCCATGTCATCACGCTGTCCGACACCACGCTGACCCTCGGCTCGCTGATCGGCCTGGGCGTGGGCATCGACTACGCCCTGTTCATCGTCAACCGGCACCGCGGCAACCTGCGGGCGGGCATGGGCGTGGCCGAGTCGGTGGCCAAGTCCCTCAACACCTCCGGCCGCGCCGTGGTGTTCGCCGGGCTGACCGTCGTCGTCGCGCTGCTCGGCATGCTCACCCTGAACGTCGGCATCATCAACGGCATGGCCGTCGGTGCTGCCGTCACCGTGATGCTGACGGTGCTGGCCGCCATCACCCTGCTGCCGGCGCTGCTCGGCATGATCGGACCGCGCGTCCTGCGCCGTGCCGAGCGGCGGGACCTGGCCGGGCGGGCGAGGCAGCGATCTGCGGGCGGGCCCGGTCCGTGGGCCCGATGGGCCGGGCAGGTCCAGGCCCGGCCCAGGGCGCTCGGCGTGGTCGCACTGGCCGTGCTGGCGGCGCTCGCGTTCCCGACGCTGACGCTGCGCCTCGGCGCGGCCGACGACGGCAACCTGCCCACGACCTCGACGAACCGCCAGGCGTACGACATGATCGCGGAAGGGTTCGGCCCCGGCTTCAACGGCCCGCTCGTGCTCGCCGTCCAGGCCCCAACTGCCGCTGACAGGGCGGCCGAAGCGAAGCTGGTCACCGCTTTGAAGCAGGTCGACGGTGTCGCGAGCGCCGCGGCCGCGCCCATGCAGGAGGGACAGACCGTCGGTGTGATCTCCGTGGTCCCGGCGGCCTCCCCCCAGTCGGCGGCGACCTCCGACCTGATCGGTCACCTGCGTGAGGACGTGATCCCGAAGGCCGAACAGGGCACATCGATGAAGGTCTACGTGGGCGGTGTCACCGCGAGCAACGACGACTTCGCGTCGGTCCTGATGGGCAAGCTGCCGGTGTTCGTGCTGGTGATCGCCGTCCTCGGCTTCCTGCTGCTGACCGTCGCCTTCCGCAGCCTGCTCATCCCGGCCGTGGGCGCGGTGCTCAACATCCTCAGCATCGGTGTGGCCTTCGGCGCGATCGTCGTCGTCTTCCAGTACGGCTACGGCGCCTCGCTGCTCGGCCTCGGCGCCGCCGGACCCATCGAGTCGTTCGTGCCGATCCTCGTCGTCGGCATCATGTTCGGCCTGTCCATGGACTACCAGGTCTTCCTCGTCAGCCGGATGCGTGAGGAATGGGCCCACACCGGGGACAGCCACCGGGCGGTCCGGGTCGGCCAGGCCGAGACCGGCAAGGTGATCGCGGTCGCCGCCACCATCATGGTGTGCGTCTTCGGCTCCTTCGTCTTCGGCGGCATGCGGGTGATCTCCGAGTTCGGTGTCAGCCTCGCGGTGGCCGTCGCCCTCGACGCCCTGCTGATCCGCATGGTCGTCGTCCCCGCGCTCATGCACCTGTGCGGGCGGGCGAACTGGTGGCTGCCCCGCCGGCTGGACAAGGCGCTGCCGCGGGTGTCCGTGGAAGGGCCCGCGGACGAGCCGGCGCCGTCCCACCAGGTGGTGCGGGAGCCGCAGCCGACCGGCGTGACCGACTGA
- a CDS encoding histidine kinase: MDMRMVWRQWLARHDRVRDALPAAPLILVATAATAIGNSGWHEPRWAEAVWTALSCTPLVVRSRWPLGVTLLTLAVDLTLIAFAPHIALAPAASLVALYTLATRGSRRTAWIVGVAAAVAITGVYGAAHPEPVLGANTLLRFDFAIAATALGRAVRSRRDHLAQARARAERAERTREEEARRRVTEERVRIARDLHDVVAHHITLVNAQAGVAHHLMRTNPDQAYEALAHIKDNSRAALDELRATVALLRQPDDTPGSRAPIPRLADLDTLVAGIRAGGLPVRVARTGTPAPLAPATELTAYRIIQEALTNTHKHASATRAAVNLDYGPHSLRVTVTDDGRPGASKGAGTGHGLMGMHERAGAIGGTVTAGPRPEGGFQVVAELPLSLAPATV, translated from the coding sequence ATGGACATGAGGATGGTGTGGCGGCAGTGGCTGGCCCGTCATGACCGGGTCAGGGACGCACTCCCGGCGGCGCCGCTGATCCTGGTCGCCACAGCCGCGACCGCCATCGGCAACTCCGGCTGGCACGAGCCGCGTTGGGCCGAGGCGGTGTGGACAGCGCTGTCCTGTACGCCCCTGGTCGTCCGGAGCCGCTGGCCGCTGGGCGTCACCCTCCTCACGCTGGCCGTCGACCTCACGCTCATCGCCTTCGCCCCGCACATCGCCCTGGCTCCGGCGGCGAGCCTCGTCGCCCTGTACACGCTGGCCACACGCGGCAGCCGGCGCACCGCGTGGATCGTCGGCGTCGCCGCAGCCGTGGCGATCACGGGTGTCTACGGCGCGGCCCACCCGGAGCCCGTGCTGGGGGCGAACACCCTGCTGCGGTTCGACTTCGCGATCGCGGCGACCGCGCTGGGCCGCGCCGTCCGCAGCCGCCGCGACCACCTCGCGCAGGCCAGGGCACGCGCGGAGCGCGCCGAGCGCACACGGGAGGAGGAGGCCCGGCGCCGGGTCACCGAGGAACGCGTGCGCATCGCCCGCGATCTGCACGACGTCGTCGCCCACCACATCACCCTGGTCAACGCCCAGGCGGGCGTGGCCCACCATCTCATGCGCACCAACCCCGACCAGGCGTACGAGGCACTGGCCCACATCAAGGACAACAGCCGGGCCGCCCTCGACGAGTTGCGGGCCACCGTCGCCCTGCTGCGCCAGCCGGACGACACGCCCGGCTCACGCGCCCCCATCCCCCGCCTTGCCGATCTCGACACCCTCGTCGCCGGGATCCGCGCGGGCGGGCTGCCCGTGCGGGTGGCCCGTACCGGCACGCCGGCGCCGCTGGCGCCCGCCACCGAGCTGACCGCGTACCGCATCATCCAGGAAGCCCTCACCAACACCCACAAGCACGCGTCCGCGACGCGGGCCGCCGTGAACCTGGACTACGGTCCGCACTCACTTCGGGTCACCGTGACGGACGACGGACGCCCCGGCGCGTCCAAGGGCGCGGGCACCGGCCACGGACTGATGGGCATGCACGAGCGGGCCGGCGCCATCGGCGGGACCGTCACGGCCGGCCCGCGGCCCGAGGGTGGCTTCCAGGTCGTCGCCGAACTGCCGCTCTCGCTCGCTCCCGCAACCGTCTGA
- a CDS encoding response regulator transcription factor has translation MTIRVLLADDQALLRGTFRLLIDAQPDMEVVAEASNGGEAARLARSERADVVVMDIRMPEVDGIEATRLIGQDEDLAGVKVLVLTTFEEDELVVEALRAGASGFLGKGVEPAQLLDAVRLVAAGEALLSPTATKGLIARLLAQPSPGDLVDPRRLAALTPREREVMTLVATGLSNDEIAERLFVTPVTVKTHANRAMAKLGARDRAQLVVIAYETGLVRAGEPQG, from the coding sequence ATGACGATTCGTGTCCTGCTCGCCGACGACCAGGCCCTGCTGCGCGGCACCTTCCGGCTGCTCATCGACGCACAGCCGGACATGGAGGTCGTCGCGGAGGCCTCCAACGGCGGGGAGGCGGCGCGGCTGGCCCGGTCGGAGCGCGCCGACGTGGTGGTGATGGACATCCGGATGCCCGAGGTCGACGGCATCGAGGCGACCCGGCTGATCGGTCAGGACGAGGACCTGGCCGGGGTCAAGGTGCTCGTGCTGACCACCTTCGAGGAGGACGAGCTCGTCGTCGAGGCGCTCCGGGCGGGGGCGAGTGGCTTCCTGGGCAAGGGGGTGGAACCGGCTCAGCTTCTCGACGCCGTGCGCCTCGTCGCCGCCGGCGAGGCGTTGCTCTCCCCCACGGCGACCAAGGGCCTCATCGCCCGCCTCCTCGCCCAGCCCTCCCCCGGCGACCTCGTCGACCCGCGTCGGCTGGCCGCACTGACTCCCCGGGAACGCGAGGTGATGACTCTGGTGGCCACCGGCCTGTCCAACGACGAGATCGCCGAACGCCTCTTCGTCACCCCCGTCACCGTCAAGACCCACGCCAACCGGGCCATGGCCAAGCTGGGCGCCCGCGACCGCGCCCAGCTCGTCGTCATCGCCTACGAGACCGGCCTGGTCCGCGCCGGGGAACCGCAGGGCTGA
- a CDS encoding MarR family transcriptional regulator — MAGSTTGKQLTRSSSGCWYRSRAAGGRLVHDFGLLIKVATRLEQRIDTALRRECGISHTMFEVLIRLCRQPGEEVTQRQLADDLTLTSSGVTRLVDRMEGAGLVRRVPSPEDRRSVLVEPADHGRAVFVQAAAVHSQVVGRYLRTSVAQGDYARLISSLGEIDRALRDG; from the coding sequence GTGGCCGGTTCCACCACCGGGAAACAGCTGACGAGGTCCAGTTCCGGCTGCTGGTACAGATCCCGCGCCGCGGGCGGTCGACTCGTTCACGACTTCGGGCTGCTGATCAAGGTCGCCACGCGCCTGGAGCAGCGGATCGACACGGCCCTCAGGCGGGAGTGCGGGATCAGCCACACGATGTTCGAGGTCCTCATCAGGCTCTGCCGACAGCCGGGCGAGGAGGTCACCCAGCGGCAGCTCGCCGATGACCTCACGCTCACCAGCAGCGGCGTCACCCGTCTGGTCGACCGCATGGAAGGGGCCGGCCTGGTCCGGCGTGTGCCGTCCCCCGAGGACCGCAGAAGCGTCCTGGTGGAACCGGCTGATCACGGTCGTGCGGTGTTCGTCCAGGCCGCCGCCGTGCACTCGCAAGTCGTCGGACGGTATCTCCGGACGTCAGTGGCCCAAGGCGACTACGCGCGGCTGATCAGCTCGCTGGGGGAGATCGACAGGGCGCTGCGCGACGGCTGA
- a CDS encoding ricin-type beta-trefoil lectin domain protein codes for MTRLARRILIQIAGLGLALGGFLAAGGQAAPTDLGQAQPVAVTTRQVPVTPPPMGWASWNSFASSIDYNTIKTQADALVSSGMAAAGYKYVNIDEGWWQGARDADGNITVNTTQWPGGMSAIASYIHSLGLKAGIYTDAGKNGCGYYYPTTKPAAPDTGSEGHYQQDMETFQKWGFDFVKIDWCGGQKEGLNQEATYRAISAANDAAAAVTGRKLVLSFCEWGSGRPWNWAAGYGSMWRTSTDIIYWGNKPSMSNMLSNFDQTLHPSSQHTGYYNDPDMMMVGMSGLTAAQNRTHLSLWAVSGAPLLAGNNLATMDSATASILTDPEVIAIDQDPRGLQAVKVAEDTKGLQVYSKVLSGTGKRAVVLLNRTSSAAAITARWADMGLTAGSASVRDVWAASDKGAFATGYTATVPAGEAVLLTVSGTEASGATYEAESSTNTLAGTAATTTCSACSGGSEVGHIGNGSANTLTFKGVSANGSGVKTATIAYVNGDSTARTATLQVNGQDPTVVSFPPTGSWTTPGTVSVLIGLAKGSTNTLKFSNSGSWAPDLDAVFVQDIAGANGNEIVGAGSGRCADLADNTIVNATQAQLWDCTGGHNQTFTHTSRGELVVYGNKCLDAYNSGTTNGTKVIIWDCTGGTNQKWTVNSSGTITNDLSGLCLDAYNNGTANGTLLDLWTCNGGANQKWSLN; via the coding sequence GTGACACGTCTGGCAAGACGCATCCTCATCCAGATCGCGGGGCTCGGTCTTGCGCTCGGCGGGTTCCTGGCCGCGGGTGGACAGGCGGCTCCCACGGACCTCGGCCAGGCGCAGCCGGTGGCGGTCACGACCCGTCAGGTACCGGTGACACCGCCGCCCATGGGCTGGGCGTCCTGGAACAGCTTCGCCAGCAGCATCGACTACAACACCATCAAGACCCAGGCCGACGCGCTCGTCTCGTCCGGGATGGCGGCGGCGGGCTACAAGTACGTCAACATCGACGAGGGCTGGTGGCAGGGCGCCCGGGACGCCGACGGCAACATCACCGTGAACACCACCCAGTGGCCCGGAGGCATGAGTGCCATCGCCTCCTACATCCACAGCCTCGGACTCAAGGCGGGCATCTACACCGACGCCGGCAAGAACGGCTGCGGCTACTACTACCCCACCACCAAGCCGGCGGCGCCCGACACCGGCAGCGAGGGCCACTACCAGCAGGACATGGAGACGTTCCAGAAGTGGGGCTTCGACTTCGTCAAGATCGACTGGTGCGGCGGCCAGAAGGAGGGGCTGAACCAGGAGGCCACCTACAGGGCGATCAGCGCCGCCAATGACGCGGCCGCAGCGGTGACCGGCCGGAAGCTGGTGCTGTCGTTCTGCGAGTGGGGCAGCGGCCGGCCCTGGAACTGGGCTGCCGGCTACGGCTCCATGTGGCGCACCAGCACGGACATCATCTACTGGGGCAACAAACCGTCGATGTCCAACATGCTGAGCAACTTCGACCAGACGCTGCACCCCTCCTCCCAGCACACCGGCTACTACAACGACCCGGACATGATGATGGTGGGCATGAGCGGTCTGACCGCCGCCCAGAACCGCACCCACCTGAGCCTGTGGGCGGTGTCCGGCGCTCCGCTGCTGGCCGGCAACAACCTGGCCACCATGGACTCCGCCACCGCGTCGATCCTCACCGACCCCGAGGTCATCGCGATCGACCAGGACCCGCGCGGCCTCCAGGCCGTCAAGGTCGCCGAGGACACCAAGGGCCTGCAGGTCTACAGCAAGGTCCTGTCCGGCACCGGAAAGCGGGCCGTGGTCCTGCTCAACCGCACCTCCTCCGCGGCCGCGATCACCGCCCGCTGGGCGGACATGGGCCTGACCGCGGGCTCCGCGTCCGTCCGTGACGTCTGGGCGGCCAGTGACAAGGGCGCTTTTGCCACCGGCTACACCGCGACCGTCCCCGCGGGTGAGGCGGTGCTCCTCACCGTCTCCGGCACCGAGGCGTCGGGCGCCACCTACGAGGCCGAGTCCTCCACCAACACCCTGGCCGGTACGGCGGCGACCACCACCTGCTCGGCCTGCTCGGGCGGATCCGAGGTCGGCCACATCGGCAACGGCTCGGCCAACACCCTCACCTTCAAGGGCGTCAGCGCCAACGGCTCCGGAGTCAAAACCGCCACCATCGCCTACGTCAACGGCGACAGCACCGCCCGTACGGCGACCCTGCAGGTCAACGGACAGGATCCGACGGTGGTCTCGTTCCCGCCGACCGGTTCCTGGACCACCCCGGGCACCGTCTCGGTGCTGATCGGCCTGGCCAAGGGCTCCACCAACACGCTGAAGTTCTCCAACTCCGGCAGCTGGGCCCCCGACCTCGACGCCGTCTTCGTACAGGACATCGCGGGCGCCAACGGAAACGAGATCGTGGGTGCCGGCTCCGGCCGCTGCGCGGACCTCGCCGACAACACGATCGTGAACGCCACCCAAGCCCAGCTCTGGGACTGCACCGGCGGTCACAACCAGACCTTCACCCACACCTCTCGCGGTGAACTGGTGGTCTACGGGAACAAGTGCCTGGACGCCTACAACAGCGGCACCACCAACGGAACCAAGGTCATCATCTGGGACTGCACCGGCGGCACCAACCAGAAGTGGACAGTCAATTCCAGCGGAACCATCACCAACGACCTGTCGGGGCTGTGCCTCGACGCCTACAACAACGGCACGGCCAACGGCACCCTGCTCGATCTGTGGACGTGCAACGGCGGAGCGAACCAGAAGTGGAGCCTGAACTGA
- a CDS encoding SRPBCC family protein → MRYAEGPDVCCDVYVEADPARVWALVTDIGLPARLSPELQRAEWLDGARQPAVGACFAGYNRHRMIGEWRTVSHVVELEEQRVFGWAVVDPDGRYGDAVPDPGMPMATWRFELEPEGTGTRVRHLARIGPARSGVSLAIDRAPEREEEILSFRIAELRTNMESTLRGLKTLAEEGDHTR, encoded by the coding sequence ATGCGGTACGCGGAGGGGCCGGACGTCTGCTGCGACGTCTACGTCGAGGCGGATCCCGCGCGGGTGTGGGCACTGGTGACGGACATCGGCCTGCCGGCCCGGCTGAGCCCCGAACTGCAGCGCGCGGAATGGCTCGACGGCGCTCGGCAGCCCGCGGTGGGCGCCTGCTTCGCGGGGTACAACCGCCACCGGATGATCGGCGAGTGGCGGACCGTCTCGCACGTCGTCGAACTGGAGGAGCAGCGGGTGTTCGGCTGGGCCGTCGTCGACCCGGACGGCCGGTACGGCGACGCGGTCCCCGACCCCGGGATGCCCATGGCCACCTGGCGCTTCGAGCTCGAACCCGAGGGGACCGGCACCAGGGTGCGGCACCTCGCACGGATCGGGCCGGCCCGCTCGGGGGTCAGCCTGGCGATCGATCGCGCACCGGAGCGCGAGGAGGAGATCCTGTCCTTCCGGATCGCCGAGCTCCGCACCAACATGGAATCCACCCTGCGCGGCCTCAAGACGCTCGCCGAGGAAGGCGACCACACGCGCTGA
- a CDS encoding LuxR C-terminal-related transcriptional regulator gives MTPGVDPLGDPFLRTRFAVPTPPATFLRRRRLAEHLDQALGTPLTMVNGSAGAGKTLLVADWAARLDRPVAWLTSDTSDQAPGVFWAYLLEALRAAGVRQTADLGRPADAGAVDHALLARLAAELQGREEPVLVVLDAYDRVTAPEIAEQLGFVLDHAGRGMQLVLVTRSEPMLPLHRYRADGTLTEIRDAELAFTPEEAAALLELHGLRLGGGAVRALVDRTRGWAAGLRLCALAAQQSSDPETCLKEFEAGQSTIADFLLAEVLGQQPAETQDLLLRVSVLDRFCPGLANALTGREDAEPILAGLHRANAFVEHLGHTWYRLHPLFAEILGAHRRVRLPGLDTELHRRAAAWLRRSGPLTETLAHGAAAGDWEFTARALVDDLAIGQFFTGLHSEELGELFSRMTPGTRGPEAVLVRAARALTDRDPDRALAHLEHARTELDGDDAGPAAQLSCALLEACAARLTGSPARAERAARAAQTLRYDVPPELLDKHPELAALLQTHLGSARLWAGRLDDARAALCAAAASSGGAATALPRQESLSRLALIDWLNGRPGRAERTARAALTEAARFGLPEQAGSGLGHLVLAAVAVDRDELDEARALLNRATAAHSGPLDPVTAVAGVITRAHLQLARGEARAALETAASIVPAAVASPWAEDHAALVASAAHLAEGRPESAVRVIEAAAGRRPDCAVAAARAQLAAGHPEAALALLDRLPGEQHSGPAVTVRATLVRAQAADLLGDRATARRLTARALLDARRDRLRRPFAEAGPGLRGLLGTDASGASDDPARQWLVSRTGPRPGTASRTAQAPALVVEELSGRERDVLQRLAQMMSTEEIAADLFVSVNTVKTHLKSVYRKLGVNRRTDAVRRGRELRLVTRAG, from the coding sequence ATGACCCCGGGCGTCGATCCCCTGGGCGACCCCTTCCTGCGGACCCGTTTCGCCGTGCCGACCCCGCCCGCGACCTTCCTGCGCCGGCGGCGCCTGGCCGAGCATCTCGACCAGGCGCTCGGCACGCCGCTGACGATGGTCAACGGAAGCGCCGGCGCGGGCAAGACCCTGCTGGTCGCCGACTGGGCCGCCCGCCTCGACCGGCCGGTGGCCTGGCTCACCTCGGACACCTCGGACCAGGCACCCGGCGTCTTCTGGGCCTACCTGCTGGAGGCACTGCGCGCCGCCGGGGTACGCCAGACCGCGGACCTCGGCCGCCCGGCGGACGCGGGCGCGGTCGACCACGCCCTGCTCGCCCGGCTCGCCGCGGAACTGCAGGGGCGCGAGGAGCCCGTGCTCGTCGTCCTCGACGCCTACGACCGCGTGACCGCCCCCGAGATCGCCGAACAACTCGGATTCGTCCTGGACCACGCCGGACGGGGCATGCAGCTGGTCCTCGTCACCCGCAGTGAACCCATGCTCCCCCTGCACCGCTACCGCGCGGACGGCACCCTCACGGAGATCAGGGACGCCGAGCTGGCCTTCACCCCGGAGGAGGCGGCCGCGCTGCTGGAACTGCACGGCCTCAGACTGGGCGGCGGCGCCGTCCGCGCCCTGGTGGACCGCACCCGGGGATGGGCGGCCGGCCTGCGGCTGTGCGCTCTGGCCGCGCAGCAGAGCAGCGACCCGGAGACCTGTCTGAAGGAGTTCGAGGCCGGGCAGAGCACGATCGCCGACTTCCTGCTCGCCGAAGTGCTCGGGCAGCAGCCGGCCGAGACCCAGGACCTCCTGCTGCGCGTCAGCGTCCTGGACCGGTTCTGTCCCGGCCTGGCGAACGCGCTCACCGGCCGCGAGGACGCCGAACCCATCCTGGCCGGGCTGCACCGGGCGAACGCGTTCGTGGAACACCTCGGCCACACCTGGTACCGCCTGCACCCGCTCTTCGCGGAGATCCTCGGCGCCCACCGGCGGGTGCGCCTGCCCGGCCTGGACACGGAGCTGCACCGCCGTGCCGCCGCCTGGCTGCGGCGCTCCGGGCCGCTCACCGAGACGCTCGCCCACGGTGCCGCCGCCGGCGACTGGGAGTTCACCGCCCGCGCCCTGGTCGACGACCTCGCGATCGGGCAGTTCTTCACCGGCCTGCACTCGGAGGAACTGGGCGAGCTGTTCTCGCGGATGACGCCCGGCACCCGCGGACCCGAGGCCGTCCTCGTCCGTGCGGCCCGGGCGCTGACCGACCGGGACCCGGACCGCGCCCTGGCCCATCTGGAACACGCCCGGACCGAACTGGACGGGGACGACGCCGGGCCGGCGGCCCAGCTGAGCTGCGCCCTGCTGGAAGCCTGCGCGGCCCGGCTGACCGGTTCCCCCGCCCGGGCGGAGCGCGCGGCGCGGGCGGCGCAGACACTGCGCTACGACGTCCCACCCGAACTCCTGGACAAGCACCCCGAGTTGGCCGCCCTGCTGCAGACCCACCTCGGCTCGGCCCGCCTGTGGGCGGGTCGGCTCGACGACGCCCGGGCCGCCCTGTGCGCGGCCGCTGCGAGCTCGGGCGGGGCGGCCACCGCGCTGCCCCGTCAGGAGTCCCTGAGCCGGCTGGCGCTCATCGACTGGCTCAACGGCCGGCCCGGACGCGCGGAGCGCACGGCCCGGGCGGCGCTCACGGAGGCGGCCCGGTTCGGCCTGCCCGAGCAGGCCGGCTCCGGTCTCGGACATCTGGTCCTCGCCGCGGTGGCCGTCGACCGCGACGAACTGGACGAGGCCAGGGCACTGCTGAACCGGGCGACGGCCGCCCATTCGGGGCCACTGGATCCTGTGACGGCGGTGGCGGGAGTCATCACCCGTGCACACCTCCAGCTCGCCCGCGGAGAGGCACGGGCCGCGCTGGAGACCGCCGCGTCGATCGTTCCCGCCGCCGTTGCCTCACCGTGGGCCGAGGACCACGCGGCGCTCGTCGCCTCCGCCGCCCACCTCGCCGAGGGCCGCCCCGAGTCCGCCGTACGGGTGATCGAGGCCGCGGCGGGCCGCCGGCCCGACTGTGCCGTGGCGGCAGCCCGGGCACAGCTCGCCGCGGGCCACCCCGAAGCGGCCCTGGCCCTGCTCGACCGCCTGCCCGGCGAGCAGCACAGCGGCCCTGCGGTGACGGTCCGGGCCACGCTGGTCCGGGCGCAGGCCGCCGACCTGCTGGGCGACCGCGCCACCGCGCGCAGGCTGACCGCCCGGGCACTCCTCGACGCCCGGCGCGACCGGCTGCGGCGCCCCTTCGCCGAGGCGGGCCCGGGGCTGCGCGGTCTGCTGGGCACGGACGCGTCCGGCGCGTCCGACGACCCGGCCCGGCAGTGGCTGGTCTCCCGTACCGGGCCGAGACCCGGTACGGCGTCGCGCACGGCGCAGGCACCGGCACTGGTGGTCGAGGAGCTCAGCGGACGGGAGCGCGACGTGCTCCAGCGGCTCGCGCAGATGATGTCGACCGAGGAGATCGCCGCGGACCTGTTCGTGTCGGTGAACACGGTGAAGACCCACCTCAAGAGCGTGTACCGCAAACTCGGCGTCAACCGCCGCACGGACGCGGTCCGCCGGGGGCGCGAACTGCGGCTTGTCACCCGCGCAGGGTGA